The Armatimonadota bacterium genome includes a region encoding these proteins:
- a CDS encoding type II toxin-antitoxin system VapC family toxin, which produces MPTLSRHTARVAAAARIFVDTGGWIALLSLADSHHAHASAAWPGILRRFHQVVVTNLVIAESYTFLRREVGFAPAWALLDRLQATPRLALVYADAELEGDARSLLRQYRDQEFSYTDAVSLVTMKRRGIKHAFGFDWRFLTAGFELIPAGRTPR; this is translated from the coding sequence ATGCCTACCTTGTCCAGGCACACAGCCCGCGTGGCCGCCGCCGCTAGGATCTTCGTGGACACCGGGGGGTGGATCGCCCTCCTATCGCTCGCCGATAGTCACCACGCGCACGCATCGGCGGCGTGGCCCGGGATACTGCGCCGTTTCCACCAAGTGGTGGTCACGAACCTCGTCATCGCTGAGAGCTACACCTTTCTTCGGAGGGAAGTGGGGTTTGCTCCGGCCTGGGCTTTGCTGGACCGGCTGCAGGCCACACCTCGATTGGCTCTCGTGTATGCCGATGCAGAGCTGGAAGGCGACGCCCGGTCGCTGCTGCGGCAGTACCGGGACCAAGAGTTCTCGTACACCGACGCGGTCAGTCTTGTTACGATGAAGCGTAGAGGCATCAAGCATGCGTTTGGCTTCGACTGGCGTTTCCTCACGGCCGGGTTCGAGTTGATTCCTGCTGGCCGGACGCCCAGGTAG